A region of bacterium DNA encodes the following proteins:
- the fba gene encoding class II fructose-1,6-bisphosphate aldolase, which produces MPLFTNDQLMRVGYDKGFAVGAFNINNMEILQGIVEAAKAENSPAIIAVSSGALKYAGSAYLVEMVKLAAFETGLPFSLHLDHGKDFAACVQALSAGFTSVMIDASKLTFEENVAASKEVAGLAHACGCSCEAELGRLQGIEEHVQVKEGEAIFTDPDEAKGFVERTGVDSLAVAIGTSHGAYKFKGEPRLDFDRLAEIKKRVQVPLVLHGASAVPDWVRERAEKFGAELGGSKGVPDEAVSKAVTMGVAKVNIDTDIRLAMLGAIREVFATDPKEFDPRKYLGPAREAVTKVVRHKMQLLGSAGKAGLYR; this is translated from the coding sequence ATGCCGCTTTTTACCAACGATCAGTTGATGCGCGTGGGCTACGATAAAGGCTTCGCCGTCGGGGCCTTCAACATCAACAACATGGAGATACTCCAGGGGATAGTGGAGGCGGCCAAGGCGGAAAACTCCCCGGCCATCATCGCGGTGAGCTCCGGGGCGTTGAAGTACGCCGGATCCGCCTACCTGGTGGAGATGGTGAAACTGGCCGCGTTCGAGACCGGTCTCCCCTTCAGCCTCCACCTGGACCACGGCAAGGATTTCGCCGCCTGTGTCCAGGCGCTCAGCGCCGGCTTCACCAGCGTGATGATTGACGCCAGTAAGCTCACCTTCGAGGAAAACGTGGCCGCCTCGAAGGAGGTCGCCGGGCTGGCCCACGCCTGCGGCTGCTCCTGCGAGGCCGAGCTGGGCCGCCTCCAGGGCATCGAGGAGCACGTCCAGGTCAAGGAGGGCGAGGCGATTTTTACCGACCCCGACGAGGCCAAGGGTTTCGTGGAACGCACCGGCGTGGATTCTCTGGCGGTGGCCATCGGCACCAGCCACGGGGCGTACAAGTTCAAGGGCGAGCCGAGGCTGGACTTCGACCGCCTGGCCGAGATAAAAAAGCGGGTTCAAGTCCCCCTGGTTCTCCACGGTGCCAGCGCGGTGCCCGACTGGGTGAGAGAGCGGGCCGAGAAGTTCGGCGCCGAGCTCGGAGGAAGTAAGGGTGTCCCCGACGAGGCCGTGAGTAAGGCCGTCACTATGGGCGTGGCCAAGGTCAACATAGACACCGACATCCGCCTGGCCATGCTCGGGGCCATCCGCGAGGTTTTCGCCACCGACCCCAAGGAGTTCGACCCGCGCAAGTACCTGGGCCCGGCCCGCGAGGCCGTCACCAAGGTCGTGCGGCACAAGATGCAGCTCCTGGGCTCGGCGGGCAAGGCCGGCCTCTACCGGTAG